In Planktothrix sp. FACHB-1365, the sequence TTAGGACAAATGGTAGCGGGAATTGCCCACGAAATTAATAACCCAGTTAGCTTTATTTTTGGAAATCTAACTTATGCTCAAGAATATCTGGATGATTTATTTTCTGTGATTGAACTTTATCAAAACTATTATCCCCAGCCTCCCTCGGAAATCCAAGAAAAATTAGAGGACGTTGAACTGGATTTTATTGCTGAGGATCTCCCTCGGTTATTGAATTCTATGAAAACGGGTGCAGAACGGATTCGAGATATTGTTAAATCATTAAGAATTTTCTCTCGTTTAGATGAAGCAGAATTAAAAGATATTGATTTACATGAAACCTTAGATAGTACCTTAATGTTATTAGAAAGTCGTTTAAAAGAACAACCCCATCATCCCGCCATTCAAGTGATTAAACAATATGGGATTTTACCTCGGATTGAATGTTATGCAGGAGAACTCAATCAAGTCTTGATGAATTTATTAACGAATGCCATTGATGCGATTGAACAACGCAATAAAAAACATTCATTTGAAGATATTATAGCTGATCCCGGAATCATTTGGATCACAACGTTATTAACCGATTCCCATCAAGTCCAAATTCGGATTGCAGATAACGGAATTGGGATGACAGCCGATGTTTTAGCTAAAATTTTTGATCCGTTTTTTACGACTAAAGATGTCGGGTTAGGAACAGGTTTAGGACTACCTACCAGTTATAAAATTATTGTTGAAAAACATGGAGGTCACTTATCTTGTATTTCAGAAATTGGGCTAGGGACAGAAATTATCATAGAGATTCCGAAACAACAACCCATCGGTCACTATAGCGCTACGCACTAGGGAACAGGGAACAGGGAACAGGGAACAGAGACGAAAATAAAAAAGTAGGGATAAAACACGTCTTATCCCTACCCATGAATTTAGATATTTGTTAACTGTTAACCTGATCAAGCGGAACATCCCTCTGGAGTATAAAGTTTTAAATATTTCCCCGAAATCCAACCATAGGCTTTTTTCTCATCATTGAGTGGTTTCGCTAACCACCATAATTCTTGATTGTAGGTACATTCAATTAATTCGACATCAACATGATTAGCAATTTGATAAATTACATTATTAGAATCAACATAAGGCGCGGAACGAACATTCAGTTTACTATCCGTTGATAGATTAACCGTTGCGAATTCTCTATCCGAGAAAACCACAGTAGCATGGGGTTTATACACATACCAAACCATACTTTTATCTTTTCCACTTCCTAAAGAGGCGACTAATGTAATTTTGTAATGATCTGAATTATAATCTTCATAATCTTGGATGATTAAGCGACTTCCCAAAGGGAAATTAATTTTTTGGGATTCTGTTAAGGTAGAAGAATCCACAGGACGTAATTTTAATAAAGTGGTATGGGTAATAATTAATCGCATTTTGGTTTCCGGTGTAATATAATCGTGACTTCACCAACAATATCAGGAATTCAGGAGAATTTTCAGACTCAAGGGGGAACAGGGATAGGACGATGATTTTCCAGTTCCAGTCATAAACTAGAGATATATAGCAATAATCGTAGGGGCGAGGCGCGCCTCGCCCCTACACACTGAATTTGTACCCATTTTTTAGGGTTAATAATCTTGATCATTATGAGTGTACAATTCATTTACAATTGCTATACAAACTTAACTTACGGGTTTCCAGGTTCCATGAAATCCATTAGGAACAACACTGGGTAATCCTAACCGACATAAGGGTTCAGCATCTAAATGTTCTGCATCAAAAACCCAAACTTCACTAGAATTTTGATGACCATCATAAACAACCGTTAACACCCATCCTTGTTGGGGGTTATCCTTATTGTGAACAAAAAGAGGTTCCATCGGATAACGATTTTCGCCTAAATTTGCTGCTTGTAACCTTTGGGTTTGAGGGTTAAATCGTGCAATAGAACCAAACATTTCCACCGCAGAATTAACTCCAGGTTGATGAATCGATAAATAGGTATAGTGCGCTTTTTTGCCAACCTCTTGCGGGGAAACGGTGGGAAATTCACAATGACGGTCTAAGAGTTCTTCTAATTGTAGGAGCTTACCCGTTTGGGGTTGTAAAACCATCCGCCATAACGTTGATATCGATAGGGTGTGAGTCTTTCCAGTAGCGACTTCTTTTAAATATTGATTGGTTTGAAAATCGGGAAAACGGGCAAAATCTACTATAACGGTTCCATCTCCCTCAACATAACCATTACTAAAATGCCACTGAAACCAAGGTTCGGTTTCAATTCGATTCACTAAGTTTAGGGTATGACGATCAATAATTAAAATTTGGGTAGGAGTTTTTTGAGGTTGCCATTGAAATGCTTCACTAAAAGGTTTTAACTGAAACAAAACAGGTAATAGGTTTAATCGTAAGGGAGGAATAACAACAATTAAATATTGACCCGCGAGGACAAAATCATGAATTAAACAAATCCCATCTAAAGGAATTTTATTGTGTTGTATAATTTTTCCGGTGCGATCGCTTCGATATAACATTAACTGAGGTGCACCTGCCAAAACTTGCCCAAAATTAAAAATATCTCCCGTTTCAGGATCAATTTTAGGATGGGCAGAATAGGGCATATTGTCGGTTAACTCGGTGAGGTTATCGAGTC encodes:
- a CDS encoding SH3 domain-containing protein; the encoded protein is MRLIITHTTLLKLRPVDSSTLTESQKINFPLGSRLIIQDYEDYNSDHYKITLVASLGSGKDKSMVWYVYKPHATVVFSDREFATVNLSTDSKLNVRSAPYVDSNNVIYQIANHVDVELIECTYNQELWWLAKPLNDEKKAYGWISGKYLKLYTPEGCSA
- a CDS encoding carotenoid oxygenase family protein, with translation MIQTTPQPTWSQQFATPAAEFPPTPLPVLSGKLPSGLRGSLYRNGPGRLERGGRRVGHWFDGDGAILAVHFTNAGATGVYRYVKTAGYQQEEQKNRLMYGGYGMTPCGNLWERFTKPLKNAANTSVLALPDKLLALWEGGQPHGLDLQTLETLGLDNLTELTDNMPYSAHPKIDPETGDIFNFGQVLAGAPQLMLYRSDRTGKIIQHNKIPLDGICLIHDFVLAGQYLIVVIPPLRLNLLPVLFQLKPFSEAFQWQPQKTPTQILIIDRHTLNLVNRIETEPWFQWHFSNGYVEGDGTVIVDFARFPDFQTNQYLKEVATGKTHTLSISTLWRMVLQPQTGKLLQLEELLDRHCEFPTVSPQEVGKKAHYTYLSIHQPGVNSAVEMFGSIARFNPQTQRLQAANLGENRYPMEPLFVHNKDNPQQGWVLTVVYDGHQNSSEVWVFDAEHLDAEPLCRLGLPSVVPNGFHGTWKPVS